CCGGCTAGGCGAGATATAAAAATCGCCGGAATAATAGCGAGAATGGTTAAAAAGCTTAGTTGAAGATTAACAGCACCCATTTTTTTGGCAAGTACCGGAACAAAGCCAAAAGCAGAAGCGAAGGTGATAAGTTGAGAAAGAATGGCTAAGCTAGACACACGTACAAGTGTTGGATTTTTAGCAACATCAAGATAATCCTTCAAGTGAAAAGCACGCTTTGTATGATTAACTTCAGTAATGAATAAGGCAATCAAAAAACCAATACATGCTCCAATAAGTGCAAGTAAGAACAAGTATCTTGGACCAAAACGCCAGGAGATAAATCCACCGATGATCATGGAAATCATTTGTCCCAAGGCATTATAGGAATTAATATATCCTACAGATTTTGTGGCTTCCTTTTCGTGAAAATAGCTGGAAAAAAGTACAGTGAACACCACCCATGTTGCAGCGGAGACACCAGCAAGTAGTCGTGTGATAAGTAAGCTCATGGCACTAGGATGGATAAAGGTGATAAGTGAGCTTATGATAGCGACAAGTAATCCCAAGAGGATAAAGGGCTTACGGCGCCCCAATAGGTCAGAAAAAATGCCCAAAGGAATACGCAGCAAAAGTTGGGTTAAACCATAAGAACCGGTAATGATTCCGATAAACTTATAGGAAGCACCGAGTGCGTCGGCGTAGGTGGATAACTCCGGCACATATGCATAGAGAGAAAACCAAAAAAAACCGGTTGATAAGGCGAAGATGGTAATCATAGTTTGCGAAGATTTTGTGTGTGGGGTTGTCGATGAATGCATGTGTCCTTTCCTCCGATTAATGTAAGCTTTTTAGTAAATACTCTTTGACTTCAGAAGCATTGCCTCTAAAGATGATTTTATCTACATTATTATCCATTTGATAATTGTACATAGGATCATAATAATCAGCCAGTAGGATATGAATCCATGCAGTATGAGCCTGTGTAAAACCGCTATGCAGTTGTTCATCATATGCTTGTTGGACCAAGGCGACTAAGTTTTGATAGGCGAGTCCTCCAAGGCGTTTTTTCATTTTAGTTAGACTAGTGATTACATATTCAAACCATTTTTGAAGCCCGACGTCTTGACCAAAGGCTTGAATATAGTGTGATTGAGCTTCGATAACATACTCTTGATAGGTTATGTTTACACGTTCTTCCAGTGGGGCTTCCAAGATAACCAGGTTTTTTTGATTCCAAAATGTGACAAGTGGCTTTGGCAAAAAACATCGTCCGACGTTGCGCCCTTCATCTTCTAGTATAAGATGGTTAAGCCCACGTTCTTGCATTTGAATAAGCTGATAGGCTAAGTGGTTTTCAAAATTGATTTGTGTGGGTTGAGGTTCAATATGGTTGCCAAAGGAGCTTCCTCTGTGGTGAGCGATGCCCTCTAAATCTAAAAAGCGAACGGTTTGAGGAAAACGCTGGTCAAGCTCTTTGAGGAGGATGGTTTTTCCGGAGCCGGTATGCCCCCCAAGGCGTATGGGGCTATACGTATGTGTGTCAGGATTTAAGGCATCAATGAGATAGTTTCGAAAAGCTTTATAGCCTCCTTCAAGACGAACAATAGGCTTTCCTGTAGCTTCCTGTATCCATTCCTGACTGATGCGCGAGCGTTGACCACCGCGAAAGCAATAAAGCATCGCGGTAGGATGTGCATGAATAAACTCGCTCCAAGCTTTTATTTTTTTTGCTTTATTTTCACCTGAAACCAATTGATAACCAAGGTCAACGGCTTCGTCGTGACCTTTTTTCTTGTACTCTATTCCAATAACATGCCGCTCCTGATTATCCATAAGCGGAAGGTTTGTAGCGCCTAAAAAAGCGCCTTTTTCGTATTCTATTGGTGCCCGTACATCAATTAACGGAGTCTCATTGAGGACAATCTGTTTAAAATCTTTTGTTGTTTGAAAATTCATAGTGGACCTTTCTACTTGACATATACGAGCTTGTCTTTGGCTTCGTGTGTATATCCGATAGGATTTAAGTCAAGACCATGTTTTTGCGTAAGTTCTTTAAATGCAGCTACAGCGTCTTTGCGCACAATTGTCAGTAAGCCGCCGGATGTCTGTGCATCACAGAGGATGATTTCTTGCTCTTTTGTCATCGGTGCAAGATGGTGACCATAGCTCTTAAAGTTGTTGCGCGTACCTCCAGGAATACAGTCTAGGTGATAGTATTTTAAGGTGTTAGGTAAAAGAGGGACTTGATCGTAGAGAATAGTTGCTGATATATGGCTACCTTCACAAATCTCAGTAAGATGACCCATTAATCCAAATCCGGTAACATCCGTTAAGGCAACGACTCCATCAAGTTGTGCGATTTCATAGCCGATTTTATTTAGAGTACGCATTGCTTCGATAGCAGGATCGATATGGCCTTCTTCGATTTTTTTGCGTTTTTGAGCTGTCGATAGGATTCCGATACCCAAAGGTTTTGTTAAAAATATCTCGCAGTCGGGAGTTGCCGTGTTATTTTGTTTTAGGTATTGATTTTCAACTAAGCCAGTAACAGCGAGCCCAAAGATGGGTTCAGGTGAGTCAATAGAATGCCCTCCGGCCAAAGGGATACCTGCAGCTTCACAAATATTACGGCCACCATCGATTACTTTTTTTGCAATATCCGGGTCAATGGTATGAATAGGCCATCCTAAAATCGCAATAGCCATGAGTGGTTTTCCGCCCATAGCATAGACATCACTAATAGCATTGGTTGCGGCAATTTGCCCAAAGGTAAAAGGATCATCAACAATCGGCATGAAAAAATCGGTAGTGCTTAAAATAGATGTACCATTTCCAAGGTCAAATGCAGCAGCATCATCCTTTGAACTGTTTCCGACTAAAAGCTGTGGAAAGTGGCTGGTTTCCATTTCGGTTTTTAAGATTTTATCTAATATTGCCGGAGCAATTTTGCAGCCACAACCTGCACCATGACTGTATTCGGTTAGTTTAATTTCTGACATTTTTTTCCTCCTAAAGTATGTTTTTACATTTACTCTTTGCTTTACTCTCCATTATATCATATTATTGAAGGAGGCGAAAAAAGATTTGAACAAAGAGGAGAAAAGTCAATGTATAAAGGAATAATATTTGATATGGATGGTGTCTTGCTTGAGACGGAACAGTATCACCTAGAAGCTTGGCGCCAAGTATTTAGTCATTATGATGTGTCTTTAACCCTTGAACAATATCAAGATAAGTGCCAATCGCAAGGGCGTGAACAAGCAATAAAAAATATCTTAGGAACGGTAAGTGCATCAACGATTGATCAGATTTCCATGGAAAAAAAAGAGGCATATGAACAAATAATTAATACTCAAGGAGTAACGCTTTTTAAAGATGCACAAAAACTATTGGAGCGATTAAAAAAGCAGGATATTAAACTTGCCATTGCGTCATCATCGAAAAGTGCTCGTATGGTCATTGAAAAGACAAAATATGCGCATATGTTTATGCATATAGTCACCGGAGCGGATGTTGCCAAGAATAAACCCAGTCCACAAATTTTTGAAAAAGCACAGCATCTGTTGGGTTTAGACCCAAAAGAGGTTGTTGTCATTGAAGACTCTATTGTAGGTATTTATGGAGCGCTGGATGCTCAGATGGATGTTATCGGGATTAATCGTCACGACTCGCTAGCATCTTTAGACAAGCAGATACAAGAAAATGAAGGAAGATTAAAAGTCATACAATCCCTTGATGAAATATTTAATTCTTAATAGCTTGACTATTGTTATGAAATCTGGGCTATGATATAATTCAAATGTTAAGCATTCCTATGGATGCCAATTCATAAGTTCATTAGAAAAGGAAGGAGAAAGCATGAAACTACATGTGGGTGTTTTTTTCGGTGGTAAAGCGACAGAACATGAAGTGTCGGTGATTTCAGCAATACAAGCAATAGAAAATATGGATAAGGATAAATATGAAATTATTCCAATATATATAGCTAAGGATGAGACGTTCTATACAGGCGATGCCTTATTAGACATTAAAAATTATAAAGATATGACAGCGCTATTAAATAGCTGTTCACAATGTGGATTTGAAAAATGTAAGGGTGAAGAAAAGGTGGAACTTTTAAAGGTTCCTAGTAAGCTCTTTAGTAAAAAACTGGGGTATTTTGAGCTGGCTTTTCCAATTTTACATGGGAATAAAGGGGAAAATGGAGGTGTACAAGGATTGTTAGAAATGCTTTCAATCCCTTATGTAGGCTCCAATGTTTTAGCATCCGGAATTAGTATGGATAAAGATATATCCAAAATTGTTGCGACATCAGTAGGTATTCCAGTGATTGATTTTGTCGCAGTGGATAAATACGCATATTATAAAAAAAGCGAAGATGTATTGACGCAGATTTTGCAAAAGTTAGTTTTTCCAATGATTATAAAGCCTGCAGGTGGTGGATCAAGTATTGGAATTGAAGTTGCCAAAAACTCGCAACAATTAAGAGCTGCTATAGAGCAAGCCTTTAACTACGATGTAAAACTTATTATTGAAAACAAGGTAGACAATATACGGGAGGTCAACTGTTCAGTGCTTGGAGATATTGAACAGGCAAAAGCATCTGTTATTGAAGAACCAAGTACAGCAGATGAGATTTTATCCTTTAATGATAAGTATATGCAAAACAGTACAAAAGGCATGAGTAGTGCAAAACGACAAATTCCCGCCGATATTGATGCTAAGATGCAAAAGGATATTGAAGACTATTCAATTGCTATTTTTCAAAAGTACGGGTGTTCAGGTGTTGTTAGAATTGACTATATTATTGATACCGATAAAAACCAAGTCTATTTTAATGAGATTAATCCGATCCCAGGCTCCTTATCCTTTTATTTATGGGAACCTAGTGGGTTAAAATACAAGCAATTACTCGATGAGTTGATTCGTCTTGGGATTAAGCGCCATCAGCGTAATAATGAATTTAATTATTCTTTTGAAAATAATTTATTTGCTTCAAACAGTCTTGGAATGAAAGGGAAATTAAAAGGCGGTTCCAATGGGTGAGCGTTTTAAAGATAGATATGACTTGAATGCTTCGATTATCAAAAGTTTGAATATGCTAGGCTATTATCAACCAACAGAAGTTCAAAAACGAGTAATTGTTGATGCCTTAGATGGACAAGACCTTGTAGTTCAAGCGGATACAGGAAGTGGGAAAACAGCAGGATTTGGCATTCCTATTGTTGAAAATGTTCAGGTTCTAAATAACTGTGTTCAAGTGTTAATATTGACCCCTACCCGGGAATTAGCTGTTCAAGTGAGTGAAGAAATACAAAAGATAGGAAAATATAAACGTATACGAACATTGCCTGTTTATGGAAGACAAAATATTGACATTCAAATACATCAATTAAAACAAAGAGTACATATTGTTGTAGGGACACCAGGTCGTGTAATCGACCTGTTTGATAAGGGGCACTTGGTATTAGATCAGCTTAAGGTATTAGTCTTAGATGAGGCGGATGAGCTTTTACGACGAGGGTTTTTAGATAGTGTCACAGGTCTTATGAACCAATTACCTTCTAATCGACAGACTTTGCTTTTTTCCGCGACGATGCCAGAGCGCGTGGTGACATTGGCAAAAGAGTACATGAACGATCCGACGCATATTGAAGTGGATTCTATTATTGATGAAAAAGAGCTTATTGAATCCTTTTCTAAAACAACCCAGTCCTTGGATAAGACAAAGACACTCTTTGAGATTATTAAGCAGTTAGAACCAGACCAGTGTCTGGTTTTTTGTAATACCAAGCTAGATGTAGAACGGGTGTATCAATCCATGTGCAGAAAGTATAAAAATGTTCACATGCTTCATGGAGATATGCCTCAAAAACAAAGGCTTAAGCAGATCCAGTGGTTTAAAGAAGGAAAAACGACCTATCTGGTAGCCACTGACTTGGCAGCGCGCGGTCTGCATATACATCAGTTACCTTTGGTTATTAACTATGACTTACCTGTGGATGTGCAAAACTATACCCACCGGATCGGACGAACAGGACGTGAGGGCAATAAAGGGGTTGCAATCAGTATTATCGGTCCGGCTGACGAATATAAAGTGCAAGATATTGAAGGGTATTTACGGACAACTTTTAACGAATTGCCAACAAGCTATGCTTTGCCAACGAGAGCAAAAAAAGAGAGAGATACACAAAAACGTGATGAGGGATTTAAAGATATTACACTACTTCGTATTTCAGCCGGCAAGCAAAAGAAAATACGGGCAGGTGATGTCGTCGGTGCTCTTTGCAATTTGGATGGTATCGATCAGCAAGATATTGGCGTGATTGATATACGTGACCGATTTACGTATGTTGAGATTTTTAACCATAAAGGGGATAAAGTAGTAAAACAATTGAATGGAATGACAATAAAAAACAAAGTAGTTAATGTTAGCAAAATGAAATAATAGAGCTCATGTTAACGTATAACTTTGAATAGATTATTCTCTTTTTAGTGATTTTAATTCTTCTTTTATTTCATTTACAACTTTCAAACTATCTGATAAATTGAAAATTGTAGATTGATATTTTTCTTCACGTTCATTTTGTTTTAAATCACGTCTTTCTTGATATTTTATAGTATATAAAATTAATCCAACAGCTAACGTAGCCCACATGCCTTGTGTTACTGCGACTTGTAAAAGTTCTGATTCCATATTGTTATTTTATCCTTTCTTAATATTACGTACTTAAGCATAAAGAAAAAGCTGGGGATATAAAGCTTTTTCATTTTATGAGAGGTTTTATTACGCAGATACTTCAGATATACTACTTTGCAATCGTATTTATTCTTTTATTATTTATTCAATGATTGATATTATTTTATTACCTGATAAAATCAAAATTTTTGTGAAGGGGATATCTGATTTTTTAGAATATTTAATGCACATTTTTCATTTTTGTATACAGATTGCCTAGTAATATTTAATTTTGAAGCAATTTCATTTGTGGTATAACCGTAATAATATTTGTATTTTATAATTACTTGTTGCCGAGGTTTCAAGTCATTTATTAATTCAAAAAAGTGAATTTTTGAAAATTCATTTTGAGCTTTGGTACATTCAAAAAAAGAATCGTCATAAAAAGTAAGCCTTTGGTTGAATGATGTGTTTCTTTTTGAAAGTTTTATATATTCATGTATAATTGATTTGTGAATATATGAAATGATTTTTTTTTCGTTTTCTATTTTAGGCATTTGTAATACTATTGTCAGCAACTTTTCTATCAATTCACTTTTAGCATCTTCATAGTTTAGCTTTCTAGAATATTTGTGTATAAGCGGGGTGAATTGATCTATTATAGTTAATAAGCTTTTTTTGTTTCCTTTCTTGCTAGAATATACTAAATAAACTAATGTTTTTTCCTTATCCATATATTTACCTCCTATATCTATTAAGGAGTAAATAGATTGAAAAAGGTAATTGCAATTTGTCTATTTAATCAAACATTAATAAAAAGTCCTTGATGTGTCTTGTCTTTTAGTATATCATTAATTAATGATGAGTAGTGGTGTATCAACTTTGTGAAATAAGGGGGATGAAAATGAAAGTACTAACAAATAGGTTAATAAAATGGGTAATGGTATTTTGTTTTTTGTTTTTATTTTTAGGGTGTACCAATAGAGACCAGGTAGTGAGAGAACAACAAAATGATTATAAGATAAGTGAAAATAAAATAGAAACTTTTCAAAATGACTACAAAGAAAAAGTTGCTACGGTCGTTTTGGATTTATCTGATGATTTTACAGAGGAAGACTTTAAAGTAACACAGATTCAAAATACTAGCTATTACTTGATTTCTTGGCCTGGGAGTGGTGGACCATTATATTGTTTATATAATGAAAAAAAGGATGAGACCATATTGTTTAACATACAGTCGCAATACCCTCACCAGTATGGGGATAATATTTACTCAAATGACAATATAAATGAAAAAAAAATAGAACTTATTGGGACTTTAGTGGAGGAAGAAGTTTATTTTATTGATCAAGAAAAAAACAAACTTCGCATGTTGGAAACAGGAGAACGTTTTTTTACTTATCCAGATAATTTTCCGACAATAATAACGTATTTTCTTGAAGAAAATGTATTTTCTACGGAGCGAGTAGTTCTTAATGAGGATTATACACAAGTTCCGGGAATACAGAAGCCTTATATAAAGGTAGGACAAAATTCTTTCAATACAATTAAATTGCGTTCTGAGGTTCTAGATGAAAGAGTGTATATTAATTTTGAGGTTGTACAAGAAAATAACAATGATGATTTCTCGCCAGAAATTTATTATTACTATAATGTGGAAAAGAAAGAAGCTTCTATACTTTTTGTTAATGTGATTCAGGAAAAGATGATGATTCGGGAAGATTTTGAAAAAATTCGAGGAATTTCAAATGTTAGAGTAGAAGCTATTAATAATGAAAAAAATAATGGGGGCTTTTTTGATGATATTCAGATGAATTCTCCAACGCGAATTCTTTTTGAAGACGTATTGAAAGAAAATGCAAAAAAATCTTGTTTATACATTAATTTTTCAATTAATCAAAATGTTAAATTATATGGGGAAATGATAATGACAAATGCTTTAGAAACAGAAGATCAATGTTCAATGGTACTCTATACTGTGGATAAGTAGTTTGCTTTAAAGTTGTTGTTCTTAATAAAGAAACAGAGAAAATAGCAGTAGCTTAATCGAAGAGCAAATCGGATATAATTAAGCTACTGCTACTATATTTTATAAAGTTATCTTATAACTCTACGAATACTTTTTACGTTTCCGCCTCTGTAGTCTAAAACTTTTTCTAAAGTATCTTGCTTTGTATGATATGGGTCAGCAACCAATATCATGCTTGAAAGGATAGAATTGTAGTAGGGATTTCCATCAGGATCGAGTGGTAGATAACCTCTTATTCCATATGCTACTACAAAATGACCAGGAACTTCAACTACAACAGGATAACCATTAATTATAATGTCCTGTGCAATTTTTGATAAACAATTTGATGTTTCTTTTGATATATCAAACTTTCTTGATGCGTTGTCCCAGTTTCTTACAGTCGGATCATTTCTATTGATAACACCTCGCTTGGCTAATGTTACTGGTAGCATTGTGAATTTGTTTTCTAAATATGCAGTTACCATTGTTAAAGAACAAAGAGCACAACCAGTGTTTTTGAAATGACTTAAGTTGAAATCAGACCACAATTCTTTAAAACCGTCCCAGGTAGATGAACTTGTTTGTTTGATATAAGGAGCTTCAAGTGATACATTGTAATATTTCTTACTCATTTTTTTCCTTTCGATATTAATGTAATTCAATTATTTAATGTAATCTGCAGCTTATATAAAAAAATTGATTTACATAATGAAACTTGTTATTGGGTTACATAATATATAAAGTAGAATTGCTATAAAATGTAAACTTTTTTATTAAAAATAAAAAAACAGAAATCAAATAATATTCAAAAAGATGAATAATAATTCTTTGTTTTTTTTGAGAAGAAACTTTAAGGATATATAATGACAACAAATAGACAAGAGTAATAAATATGAAGGGTTATCACAAACCTTGACAAAACGGCATTTGGTTGATATAATAGTAGAGGTTCAAAGTTATTAGAACGTTTTTAAGACAAAAAATTATTGAAAATATAGAATTATGTATGAAAAGTTTTTTTCATATAGCTTATAAAAATGCAAAAGTGAAGTACATATGTTGAGTAGATAGATTGGTGAGTTCATTTACGTATCGTTTTAATTAACGAAGTGATGTGGAGGGGGATTAACCCATCTGTAGAGTTGAAAGGCATAATGGAAAAACTTCGTATTGAGCTGGGGCTTGTATAGGATCAAGTGGTCATATACTATACTATGTGTGTTGACATGGTATAAAGTGAGTTAAATAAATGTATTTAGCGAAACTTAGGCACTCTAACTCTGGAAATCCAGAGTTAGAGTGCCTAAGTTTTTTTAAATTCACATCTAAACGATTATTGATTGACCTTAGTTGGAAGGAGAGTTCATGCAAGAAACAATACAAATGACACAGTTTAAGATGGATAAAAAAAAGGTGACCAAGGATTATTATGCCAAGTGGCGAGATTGGAAATGGCAAATTAAGAACACGATTCGTAAAGTTGAAACGGTTGAAACGATTCTTGGGGTACATTTTGATGGGAAGAGACGCCAAGTCATTCAGGAGACGATAGATAAGTTTCCCATGGCTATAACACCTTACTATCTATCCCTTGTGGATAGGGAGGATTATGAAAATGATCCGGTGTTTAAACAGTGTTTTCCTGATCCCCAGGAGTTACAGCTTACTAGTTGTGATATGCAAGATCCTTTGCACGAAGATAAGGATAGTCCTGTGCCGGGAATCACCCATCGATATCCAGATCGCGTTTTATTCCATACAAGCAATGTATGTGC
This sequence is a window from Vallitaleaceae bacterium 9-2. Protein-coding genes within it:
- the mnmH gene encoding tRNA 2-selenouridine(34) synthase MnmH, with the translated sequence MNFQTTKDFKQIVLNETPLIDVRAPIEYEKGAFLGATNLPLMDNQERHVIGIEYKKKGHDEAVDLGYQLVSGENKAKKIKAWSEFIHAHPTAMLYCFRGGQRSRISQEWIQEATGKPIVRLEGGYKAFRNYLIDALNPDTHTYSPIRLGGHTGSGKTILLKELDQRFPQTVRFLDLEGIAHHRGSSFGNHIEPQPTQINFENHLAYQLIQMQERGLNHLILEDEGRNVGRCFLPKPLVTFWNQKNLVILEAPLEERVNITYQEYVIEAQSHYIQAFGQDVGLQKWFEYVITSLTKMKKRLGGLAYQNLVALVQQAYDEQLHSGFTQAHTAWIHILLADYYDPMYNYQMDNNVDKIIFRGNASEVKEYLLKSLH
- a CDS encoding D-alanine--D-alanine ligase; the encoded protein is MKLHVGVFFGGKATEHEVSVISAIQAIENMDKDKYEIIPIYIAKDETFYTGDALLDIKNYKDMTALLNSCSQCGFEKCKGEEKVELLKVPSKLFSKKLGYFELAFPILHGNKGENGGVQGLLEMLSIPYVGSNVLASGISMDKDISKIVATSVGIPVIDFVAVDKYAYYKKSEDVLTQILQKLVFPMIIKPAGGGSSIGIEVAKNSQQLRAAIEQAFNYDVKLIIENKVDNIREVNCSVLGDIEQAKASVIEEPSTADEILSFNDKYMQNSTKGMSSAKRQIPADIDAKMQKDIEDYSIAIFQKYGCSGVVRIDYIIDTDKNQVYFNEINPIPGSLSFYLWEPSGLKYKQLLDELIRLGIKRHQRNNEFNYSFENNLFASNSLGMKGKLKGGSNG
- a CDS encoding DEAD/DEAH box helicase, coding for MGERFKDRYDLNASIIKSLNMLGYYQPTEVQKRVIVDALDGQDLVVQADTGSGKTAGFGIPIVENVQVLNNCVQVLILTPTRELAVQVSEEIQKIGKYKRIRTLPVYGRQNIDIQIHQLKQRVHIVVGTPGRVIDLFDKGHLVLDQLKVLVLDEADELLRRGFLDSVTGLMNQLPSNRQTLLFSATMPERVVTLAKEYMNDPTHIEVDSIIDEKELIESFSKTTQSLDKTKTLFEIIKQLEPDQCLVFCNTKLDVERVYQSMCRKYKNVHMLHGDMPQKQRLKQIQWFKEGKTTYLVATDLAARGLHIHQLPLVINYDLPVDVQNYTHRIGRTGREGNKGVAISIIGPADEYKVQDIEGYLRTTFNELPTSYALPTRAKKERDTQKRDEGFKDITLLRISAGKQKKIRAGDVVGALCNLDGIDQQDIGVIDIRDRFTYVEIFNHKGDKVVKQLNGMTIKNKVVNVSKMK
- the selD gene encoding selenide, water dikinase SelD, which produces MSEIKLTEYSHGAGCGCKIAPAILDKILKTEMETSHFPQLLVGNSSKDDAAAFDLGNGTSILSTTDFFMPIVDDPFTFGQIAATNAISDVYAMGGKPLMAIAILGWPIHTIDPDIAKKVIDGGRNICEAAGIPLAGGHSIDSPEPIFGLAVTGLVENQYLKQNNTATPDCEIFLTKPLGIGILSTAQKRKKIEEGHIDPAIEAMRTLNKIGYEIAQLDGVVALTDVTGFGLMGHLTEICEGSHISATILYDQVPLLPNTLKYYHLDCIPGGTRNNFKSYGHHLAPMTKEQEIILCDAQTSGGLLTIVRKDAVAAFKELTQKHGLDLNPIGYTHEAKDKLVYVK
- a CDS encoding beta-phosphoglucomutase family hydrolase, with product MYKGIIFDMDGVLLETEQYHLEAWRQVFSHYDVSLTLEQYQDKCQSQGREQAIKNILGTVSASTIDQISMEKKEAYEQIINTQGVTLFKDAQKLLERLKKQDIKLAIASSSKSARMVIEKTKYAHMFMHIVTGADVAKNKPSPQIFEKAQHLLGLDPKEVVVIEDSIVGIYGALDAQMDVIGINRHDSLASLDKQIQENEGRLKVIQSLDEIFNS
- a CDS encoding BhlA/UviB family holin-like peptide; this encodes MESELLQVAVTQGMWATLAVGLILYTIKYQERRDLKQNEREEKYQSTIFNLSDSLKVVNEIKEELKSLKRE
- a CDS encoding sigma-70 family RNA polymerase sigma factor — translated: MDKEKTLVYLVYSSKKGNKKSLLTIIDQFTPLIHKYSRKLNYEDAKSELIEKLLTIVLQMPKIENEKKIISYIHKSIIHEYIKLSKRNTSFNQRLTFYDDSFFECTKAQNEFSKIHFFELINDLKPRQQVIIKYKYYYGYTTNEIASKLNITRQSVYKNEKCALNILKNQISPSQKF
- a CDS encoding MFS transporter, which translates into the protein MHSSTTPHTKSSQTMITIFALSTGFFWFSLYAYVPELSTYADALGASYKFIGIITGSYGLTQLLLRIPLGIFSDLLGRRKPFILLGLLVAIISSLITFIHPSAMSLLITRLLAGVSAATWVVFTVLFSSYFHEKEATKSVGYINSYNALGQMISMIIGGFISWRFGPRYLFLLALIGACIGFLIALFITEVNHTKRAFHLKDYLDVAKNPTLVRVSSLAILSQLITFASAFGFVPVLAKKMGAVNLQLSFLTILAIIPAIFISRLAGDLFPRLWGIKKTLTIGSLISAFLCILMPFIPTLTGLYIAQFISGIGRSMVFPLLMGLGIQNVARDHRASAMGLFQAIYGIGMVLGPVLLGFIGDTFGLVTGFIFTGGVGLMSIFIIAQLDE